The window GTTTGGTCAGAATCCTGACCGCTTGACCTCCGAGCCTGACTGAAGCTCCATTGAGTCGCCAAGTCTGTCAAGTTTGGCTGCGCGGGGGGCGCACGGGAAGGTTGACGGGCTATCACTTGGTGATGCTATTTCAAACTAGGTTCCCTGCTGTAGCTGCCCTGAGGAAACTCCATGCCGTTCGCGTCCGGCCTGGTCAGTCCAACCTATTCATCCGCAAATGCGGATATTTTGCTTTGGCCAATGAACCTCTACCTCCTTGGCCCTCGCGGCTGCTATCGTCGCCAGCCTGCTGTTGGCTCCCGCCGCTCAGGCCGACAACGAAGCCATTGTCACCGACGAAATAGCGGGCTACCTGGAGGTCATGGACTACAGCGGTGGCGTCATCTTTGCCTATCAAATCCACAGGTACAAGTGGCCGCAGATGCTGATGTACGCCGCGAACGAGGCCATTCTCAAGAGCAAACTTGTGCTGATCTAGTGCAACACCAGCTGGCTCCAGCTGGCTCCAGCTGGCTTTGCGCTGCGCTTGGTCGGCTAGGAAATCGTGTGCATCCGCAGGGCGGCACGCAAGAGTGAAAGGCCCTGGGCGAGTTCGACGCAACTGCCTAGGCGGCTACATCTGCGAAGTACTATGTGGCCTACAACGTGACCCCACTGACCATGAAGAGGCGCTCCCTGGTTAATTTCACTCGCTCCCACGTGACACCGCTTGTGATTGCTGGGACAGGATTTCGGCCTGACAAAACAAAAAGCTAGCTCGCGGCTTGCTCCAGGTCACAAGGCAAGAGGTTCACAAGCGCAAGCTGCCGAACCTATCAAGTTGATGAGAGACCATCATGGAAACTTCGAGCAGTGCTGTTCATCGCGAGCCATGGAACAAGGGGAAGATCTAGGGGCAGAAAGCGCCATTCAAATTGAAGGATGTCTAGGCGATACGACGAGTGCGCCTTCAGATGCAAGGGCGTACCCGAGAACTCGCGCTCTTGAATCTTGGAATCGGGCTGTTCTAGCGAATGCTAGTGACACTTTGATTTCCCATAGCGGCATCCAGCACCAGCGCAGGTTGCATCCTCATGGGGCCTGATCGCTCCAGCATCCTGAACCAGCCCAGATACGAATCAAGGTACTTCGTGGCAACACCCTTGAAGCGCTGCATCCAGGCGCGCAGCCTGCTGACATAGGCATTGACGTTCTGCACATGCCAGGGCCCTTTTACCCGTTGGCCTTTGCTCACGTTCACCGCCTGATGCTGCACTCCCAGAGCCCGCGCAGCGCTGGCCAGCGTGACGCTGCCATCGGTGCACAGGATGGTGTCTGGTGGTAGCAAGGGGTGCAGTGCAGTTTGTACGCTCACCGCCTGGTGGGTCTGCAGGATGAAGTTTGCCGTGGCTCCAGCTCTGTCTCGCGCCATCAACACCGGGGTGTACTCCGAGCCCTTGCAGCCAGCCAGCGCTTTGCCGCCCCGCCTGCGAGGGTGGCGCAGCAGTCCCCTTTCTCCCTTGCAGGAGACCAGGAAGTAGGACTCATCAGCCTCGGCGATGCCCAGAAGTTGGCGTGCCTGCAGAGTCTTGGGGCAGGCCAGGAAGCGGTGGCGCCAGCGAAAGGCGGTGCTTTGCGCCACACCCAATCGCTGAGCCACCTGGTTGAGCGAGAGTCCTTCGCCCAGGGCCTGTGCCTGGCCCACCCACTTGTCCCGCAGATGCAGCCGTGCCAGTGGTGTGCCTGTCAGGGCGTTGAAGGTGCGCTTGCACTGTCGGCACTTGAAGCGTTGCAACCCATTGGCCGAGCCGTTCTTGACGAGCCGGGAGCTGGCGCAGTGTGGGCAAGCCCGGCCCTCGCTGGCGTGCGCCTCAATGACGGCACTGGTTTGGCTTCGATTCATCAGCGCCTGCAGGCAGCTTGCCAGTTGCTGGCGCTGGTGGTACGTCAGCTGGGGCAGGCTGTGGATCAAGCGCGTCATCTGTTGCTGTCGCATGGCCTTCTCCTGGGGCGAACGCAAAGGCGTCATGCTCAAAAAGATGGGGACCATGCGGCACGATTAAAGTCTCATCACTAGCTTTCGCTAGAAGAGCCTGGAATCGATAGCAAACTGCATGGATGCGAGCTCGTATCCCTCAAGGTACGCGATGTATGCCACGGAGATCAGATTGGAAGCCGCGCCATTCGACGGGCTGCTGACCTGCGTGCTCGCTCCCAGGAAGAGTCATATCAAATCTGGTGGCTAGTTGAGCTCTGGGTACTGTTGACGGCGATCGCGCTGAAAACGTGAAGTCATCGACTTTTTCCACACCCTGTACGTTCTGAGCAACCAACACTGCCAAGTCTCGCTGAGTCTTATCAGTCACCATGCCGCTGAGCAGCACCACCCCGTTGTGAACTTGAATGCTAATTTCACTGCGCTGCAAAGGTGATAGGCTTAGCGCGACACGCACACGAGACTTGAGCACACTATCTTCTAAGTAGTCACTAGGAGAGGAGTCTGTAGGCGTCATGCTGACTGTGCCGGACTGTTTACAGCCTTGTATCGACACCACAGTTAGCAAGCCCAGAAGAGCATAGGAGAGTCGGCGGCTTTCGACCATATTGACCATAGGACATTCCCTCAAGACGCTGGCTATCGGATGGACGGCCATTGAGAGCAGATGTTCCATCTACCGAGAGCACATGTCTGTGCGTAAACGTACTCTTCGTAGAAATTCTCCTCAAAATTCCAGGCATATGGACTTGATCGTCCCGTATTGGCAATGCCTTTTATCTTTCACAGATGCTTGGGATTCCTGTGGCTTCAACTGTGGAAAGAAAAAGAGCCAAGCGCTTTGTTGCGAAGTACGCAAGTCAGCCGAATGCTCATTGTGTTTACCCAACCAGCCAACGCATCTTTCACTTGCTTTGGAACATGCCTGTAGCATCGAAGCGGACATCGAATCCATGTTCGCATCGCCAGCTTCAGGACTCAAGTAAACGCACAAAGTGCGCAAAAAGTGTCACTGCGATCTGCTCGCTACCGCACAGACAGGTGGCATCAACACCCTTTACAAAACGCTCAGAGCGCCGCCACAAGCCGGCTGCCTAGTTCATCTGTAAAAGGAGTCGTGCATGCCCTATATCTCTCCCCATTCCCCTGTTTGGGACACTTCTTGCTCAGGATGGCCTGCAAAATTATCGGCGCTGGAGGACTCCGAACTGGGTGAGCATTTGGCGTATTGCGGCGCGCTGCGCGGGCCACTGCATCAGTTTTTTACGGGCGCTGCGTTGCTGTGGGGCGTAGTGGCAGAACATGTGATCACAACCGCGCTCCTGGTTACATTGCTTGTGGGAGCTTTATCGCTGGTCCATTAGGGATAAGCAGACATGGAGTTGCGTACGCCATGGCCCTGGGTTCCTTCCGCGCTGGACCGCATGCTCGACGCCCGGGCAGGCGCTGTACTGGACCCCTTGCGCGCCGAAGTGTTTGGCGTTGCCCGCTTCGAAGAGCATGGTCGGCACCTGGCCTCCACGCACGAGGCGGGCAGGGCTCCCTTCGGCCGGGCCACCTTTTACCCACGCCTGCAGAGCAACATCCGCGCGCTGCGGGCCGCATACCGCTACCTGTTCGATGCACCACATGACGAGCATGTCGTCAGCCCCGCCGCTGAATGGCTATTTGACAACTTCCACCTGATCGAAAGCCAGCTCAAGGAAATCCGGGCCGGGTTGCCGCCGCGTTACTACCGATCGCTGCCGGTGCTCAAAGACGCCCCGCTGGTGGGCCTGCCGCGTGTGTACGGTGTGGCGTGGTCGTTTGTGGCCCACACCGACAGCGCGTTCGATGAATCGCTGCTGGTGCACTATCTCAATGCCTACCAGCAGACCCGCGAGCTGAGCCAGGGGGAGCTGTGGGCGTTGCCCACCACGCTGCGTGTGGTGCTAGTGGAGAACCTGCGCCGCTTGGCCGAGCGCCTGGCCAGCCACAAGGCCGCGCAGGAGCTTGCCAGCCTGTGCGCCGCCCGCAGCAATGACCTGAACGTGTTGACGCTGGATGCCGCCTGCGCAGCCATGGAGCAACGTGGCGTGGCCCCGGTGTTCCTGGCCCACATGGCGCAGTCAATGATGGGGCGCGGTGTGGTGGGCGGGCATGCCGCTGCAAGCACGCCAACGCCCGTACAGCAGTGGTTGCTGACCGCTGTGCCCGACTTGGTGGCGCTACAGGCCCAGCAGCAGATCAACCAGGCGGCCGACCAGCTGAGCATGGGCAATGCCGTCACAGCACTGCGGAGGGTGGGCGCGGCCGACTGGTCCGACATCATCAGCCAGACCAGCCTGGTGCTGCGCGCCATGCTGCTGTCGCCCGTGTTCGCGGCTGAAGACGAGTCCACCCGCAACACCACCTTGCACGGCATCGAAAACCTGTCGGCCCGCAGCGGGCAGGGCGAGGCCGCCGTGGCGCAGGCGCTGCTGGTGCTGATGTCGGGTGCCGACGGCGAGCCTCCAGATCATCCAGGAGCTGCGCAGGCCTTGGCAGGCTATTGGCT is drawn from Acidovorax sp. DW039 and contains these coding sequences:
- a CDS encoding IS1595 family transposase; its protein translation is MRQQQMTRLIHSLPQLTYHQRQQLASCLQALMNRSQTSAVIEAHASEGRACPHCASSRLVKNGSANGLQRFKCRQCKRTFNALTGTPLARLHLRDKWVGQAQALGEGLSLNQVAQRLGVAQSTAFRWRHRFLACPKTLQARQLLGIAEADESYFLVSCKGERGLLRHPRRRGGKALAGCKGSEYTPVLMARDRAGATANFILQTHQAVSVQTALHPLLPPDTILCTDGSVTLASAARALGVQHQAVNVSKGQRVKGPWHVQNVNAYVSRLRAWMQRFKGVATKYLDSYLGWFRMLERSGPMRMQPALVLDAAMGNQSVTSIR
- a CDS encoding BON domain-containing protein translates to MEHLLSMAVHPIASVLRECPMVNMVESRRLSYALLGLLTVVSIQGCKQSGTVSMTPTDSSPSDYLEDSVLKSRVRVALSLSPLQRSEISIQVHNGVVLLSGMVTDKTQRDLAVLVAQNVQGVEKVDDFTFSARSPSTVPRAQLATRFDMTLPGSEHAGQQPVEWRGFQSDLRGIHRVP